A window of Jannaschia sp. M317 contains these coding sequences:
- a CDS encoding GNAT family N-acetyltransferase: MIPTAATPADIPALLICAETAYAPFVPLVGRRPIPTADAFAQDIAAGAVDLIHAGPVVAGFVVSRPQGTALLIENIAVAAAGQGLGRCLMAHSEARARAMGLTHLRLHTSPRISANLTLYPHLGFSRTEVTDTRVSFEKRLV; encoded by the coding sequence GTGATCCCGACCGCCGCGACACCGGCGGACATCCCCGCGCTCCTCATCTGCGCCGAGACGGCCTATGCGCCCTTCGTGCCCCTGGTCGGTCGTCGCCCGATCCCGACCGCCGACGCGTTCGCCCAGGATATCGCGGCGGGTGCCGTGGACCTGATCCATGCAGGCCCCGTCGTCGCGGGGTTCGTGGTCAGCCGTCCCCAGGGCACCGCCCTTCTGATCGAGAACATTGCCGTCGCTGCCGCGGGGCAGGGGCTTGGCCGGTGCTTGATGGCGCATAGTGAGGCGCGGGCCCGCGCCATGGGCTTGACCCACCTCCGGCTGCACACGTCGCCCAGGATATCCGCAAACCTCACGCTCTATCCGCATCTTGGGTTCTCTCGGACCGAGGTGACGGACACCCGCGT
- a CDS encoding TRAP transporter large permease subunit, which translates to MFLLEAIAPIMTLNELVVLVMFLTFIWMLFRGIPVAMALVGVSLIFALFAEIFLDPFRGAFRDVIEFDRTGIDYQKLSVLSGRLFGNIVKNPVLVALPMFIYMGLMLDQSGVAQRMMHAMQKLFGGLKGGLSLTVMLIGIILAASTGVIGASVTLLGVMALPAMMKQNYSKPIATGTIASAGTLGILIPPSIMLVIMSDQLAISLGDLFMGALFPGLILGALYIAFIVIYGLISPGSMPPPEKTDEVGWPVVKEVLLAVVPPMFLILLVLGSIFAGIATPTEASGLGAFGATVLAFLNGKLSFKVIKEVGRSTLNTAGYIVGIFLAANFFALVLRRYGGDEIVQNHVLGAFDNPYMIVLFILFIVFLLGFLLDWIEITIIIMPLMLPIIQGLALAVPGFDQVQDPAVVWFAILVAVTLQTSFLTPPVGFALFYLKGVCPPGVTLAHIYRGVIPFVLLQLTGLAIVFWFPALTTWLPSVAYGN; encoded by the coding sequence ATGTTCCTGCTCGAAGCCATTGCCCCCATCATGACCCTGAACGAACTGGTCGTGCTGGTGATGTTCCTGACCTTCATCTGGATGCTGTTCCGCGGCATTCCGGTGGCCATGGCCCTGGTCGGCGTGTCGCTGATCTTTGCCCTGTTTGCCGAAATCTTCCTTGATCCGTTCCGCGGAGCGTTTCGCGACGTGATCGAATTCGACCGCACCGGCATCGACTATCAGAAACTGTCGGTCCTTTCGGGGCGCCTGTTCGGCAATATCGTCAAGAACCCCGTGCTCGTGGCGCTGCCCATGTTCATCTACATGGGCCTGATGCTGGACCAGTCCGGCGTGGCGCAGCGGATGATGCACGCGATGCAAAAGCTGTTCGGCGGGCTCAAGGGCGGGCTGTCGCTGACGGTCATGCTGATCGGCATCATCCTCGCCGCCTCCACCGGCGTCATCGGCGCATCTGTCACGCTGTTGGGGGTCATGGCCCTGCCGGCAATGATGAAGCAGAACTACTCCAAGCCCATCGCCACCGGCACGATCGCCAGTGCGGGCACGCTGGGTATCCTGATCCCGCCGTCGATCATGCTGGTGATCATGTCGGACCAGTTGGCAATCTCGCTGGGTGACCTGTTCATGGGGGCGCTGTTCCCGGGGCTGATCCTGGGTGCCCTCTATATCGCGTTCATCGTAATCTACGGCCTGATTTCCCCCGGCTCCATGCCGCCCCCCGAAAAGACCGACGAAGTCGGCTGGCCTGTCGTCAAGGAGGTGCTGCTGGCCGTGGTGCCGCCGATGTTCCTGATCCTGCTGGTTCTGGGGTCGATCTTTGCGGGCATTGCCACCCCGACCGAGGCCTCCGGCCTGGGGGCGTTCGGGGCCACGGTGCTGGCGTTCCTGAACGGCAAGCTCAGCTTCAAGGTCATCAAGGAGGTGGGGCGTTCGACCCTCAATACCGCGGGTTACATCGTCGGTATCTTCCTTGCGGCGAACTTCTTCGCGCTGGTCCTGCGCCGCTATGGCGGGGACGAGATCGTGCAGAACCACGTCCTGGGGGCCTTTGATAACCCTTACATGATCGTACTGTTCATCCTGTTCATCGTGTTTCTGCTGGGATTCCTGCTGGACTGGATCGAGATCACCATCATCATCATGCCGCTGATGCTGCCGATCATTCAGGGTCTGGCCCTGGCGGTTCCCGGCTTTGACCAGGTGCAGGACCCGGCGGTGGTCTGGTTCGCGATCCTCGTGGCGGTGACGTTGCAGACCAGTTTCCTGACGCCACCGGTGGGATTCGCGCTCTTCTACCTCAAGGGGGTCTGCCCGCCGGGCGTGACGCTGGCCCATATCTATCGCGGCGTGATCCCCTTTGTGCTGCTTCAGCTGACGGGCCTGGCCATCGTGTTCTGGTTCCCGGCGTTGACGACCTGGCTGCCGTCGGTGGCCTACGGCAACTGA
- a CDS encoding TRAP transporter substrate-binding protein yields MKLKALALASTAALVTTGAQAQDVVEMTSAFGKNLPILGTAGVDFVEKINSISEEVEFEHFDPGELVPTLEALDAVSNGSVDAAYTTAGYWQGKITAASLFAAVPFGPEAGEFLAWMLYDDGHALFQRMYDENGYNVHVLPCGIIAPETSGWFKNEITSLSDLEGLNMRFFGLGAEVMQRLGVSTSLLAGGDIFPALERGAIDATEFSMPRIDARLGFYNIAKYNYFPGWHQPATMFELLVNKDVWEDLGERAQAQIEVACLANITTNYAEGEATNFQAMIDNTEQNGVQIKTWSPEILATFEETWDEVAAELAAEDAYFKEVWDDLQEFRAGYKTWGDTIYLPRPRN; encoded by the coding sequence ATGAAACTCAAAGCCCTTGCTCTGGCCTCGACCGCCGCGCTCGTGACGACTGGCGCGCAGGCGCAGGATGTCGTCGAGATGACCTCCGCCTTCGGAAAGAACTTGCCGATTCTCGGCACCGCTGGCGTCGATTTCGTCGAAAAGATCAACTCCATCTCCGAAGAGGTCGAGTTCGAGCACTTCGATCCCGGTGAGCTGGTGCCCACGCTGGAAGCGCTGGACGCGGTGTCCAATGGATCCGTCGATGCGGCCTATACCACAGCCGGTTACTGGCAGGGCAAGATCACCGCGGCGTCGCTGTTCGCCGCCGTGCCGTTCGGCCCCGAGGCCGGCGAGTTCCTGGCCTGGATGCTTTATGACGACGGTCACGCGCTGTTCCAGCGGATGTACGACGAAAACGGCTACAACGTGCATGTCCTGCCCTGCGGCATCATCGCGCCCGAGACGTCCGGCTGGTTCAAGAACGAGATCACCTCGCTGTCGGACCTCGAAGGTCTGAACATGCGCTTCTTCGGTCTGGGTGCCGAAGTGATGCAGCGCCTGGGCGTCTCGACGTCGCTTCTTGCGGGGGGGGACATCTTCCCGGCGCTGGAGCGTGGTGCCATTGACGCGACCGAGTTCTCGATGCCCCGCATCGACGCGCGCCTCGGTTTCTACAACATCGCCAAGTACAACTACTTCCCCGGCTGGCACCAGCCCGCCACGATGTTCGAACTGCTGGTCAACAAGGACGTCTGGGAAGACCTGGGCGAACGCGCGCAGGCTCAGATCGAAGTCGCCTGCCTGGCCAACATCACCACCAACTACGCCGAGGGTGAGGCCACCAACTTCCAGGCCATGATCGACAACACCGAGCAGAACGGCGTTCAGATCAAGACCTGGTCGCCCGAGATCCTCGCCACCTTCGAAGAGACCTGGGACGAGGTTGCCGCCGAACTGGCCGCCGAAGACGCCTACTTCAAGGAGGTCTGGGACGACCTGCAGGAGTTCCGCGCAGGCTACAAGACCTGGGGCGACACCATCTACCTGCCGCGTCCGCGCAACTGA
- a CDS encoding putative quinol monooxygenase, with translation MFAVTVTFEVAPGRMAEFLPLMLENARASLGEAACTRFDVLTDPSRPDEVFLYELYDDEAGFETHKGTEHFKTFNARSDGMVTDKTLKTFGQVAG, from the coding sequence ATGTTCGCAGTCACCGTCACCTTTGAGGTGGCCCCGGGCCGCATGGCCGAGTTCCTGCCTCTGATGCTGGAAAATGCGCGCGCGTCCCTCGGTGAGGCGGCCTGTACGCGCTTTGACGTGCTGACCGATCCGTCGCGGCCCGACGAGGTGTTTCTCTACGAGCTTTATGACGACGAAGCTGGGTTCGAGACGCACAAGGGGACCGAGCACTTCAAGACGTTCAACGCACGCAGCGATGGGATGGTCACGGACAAGACGCTCAAGACCTTCGGGCAGGTCGCGGGATGA
- a CDS encoding N-acyl homoserine lactonase family protein, translating into MSDWEVFAIRYADRLARVRGDSFIFDDAHDAPHPMDYFIWLLRRGDEAILVDTGYDAEEGARRDRPILTDPRAALAPFGLTPEQIKTVIVTHLHYDHAGGLHLFPAAQLHMQAAEMAYATGPCMCHDVLRMPFTGDHICEAVKRLYQGRVVFHDGDGAVAEGVTVHRIGGHSKGLQAVRVRTSAGWLCLASDATHYYENYLSGKPFPIVADVAEMLDGFATIRRLASAPGLVIPGHDPLVRDLFPKHGDEAWRLSHGPQGPLPSYD; encoded by the coding sequence ATGAGCGACTGGGAGGTTTTCGCGATCCGCTATGCCGACCGTCTGGCGCGGGTGCGGGGCGACAGCTTCATCTTCGACGACGCGCACGACGCACCGCATCCGATGGACTACTTCATCTGGTTGCTACGACGCGGGGACGAGGCAATCCTGGTCGACACGGGCTACGACGCGGAAGAGGGCGCGCGACGCGACAGGCCAATCCTGACGGACCCGCGGGCGGCATTGGCCCCCTTTGGGCTGACGCCAGAGCAGATCAAGACGGTCATCGTCACGCATCTGCATTACGACCATGCGGGCGGGCTTCACCTGTTCCCCGCTGCGCAACTGCATATGCAGGCCGCCGAAATGGCCTATGCCACCGGTCCCTGCATGTGCCACGACGTGCTGCGGATGCCATTCACCGGCGATCACATCTGCGAAGCGGTCAAGCGGTTGTACCAGGGCCGGGTGGTGTTCCACGACGGGGATGGGGCCGTGGCCGAAGGCGTGACGGTGCATCGCATCGGCGGTCATTCGAAGGGTCTGCAGGCGGTCCGGGTGCGGACCAGTGCGGGGTGGCTCTGCCTGGCATCGGACGCGACGCATTACTACGAGAACTATCTCAGCGGAAAACCTTTCCCCATCGTCGCCGATGTGGCGGAAATGCTGGACGGCTTCGCCACGATTAGGCGCCTGGCCTCTGCGCCGGGGTTGGTTATCCCGGGCCACGATCCCTTGGTGCGGGACCTGTTCCCAAAGCATGGTGACGAAGCCTGGCGGCTGTCCCACGGACCGCAGGGCCCGCTGCCCAGCTACGACTGA
- a CDS encoding copper chaperone PCu(A)C, translating into MRNLLAVVSLAAFAAAALTAPLWADMVASGDLHIEGPMLRATPPNAPVAGGFVTIHNVGETDDTLISAAIAGDVAGMVQLHQMEMSEGVMKMSEVDGGIPLPAGEVVTLAPGGLHIMLMGLRAPLAAGDTHAVTLTFETAAPVTLDFPVLTLSEIRSAVEAGAMDHGKDHDHGGHADHGH; encoded by the coding sequence ATGCGCAACCTGCTCGCCGTCGTCAGCCTTGCGGCCTTTGCCGCCGCTGCCCTGACCGCCCCCCTTTGGGCCGATATGGTCGCATCCGGTGACCTGCACATCGAAGGTCCGATGCTGCGGGCCACGCCGCCCAATGCGCCGGTCGCAGGTGGGTTCGTGACGATCCACAACGTGGGCGAGACGGATGATACCCTGATCTCGGCCGCCATTGCAGGCGATGTCGCGGGCATGGTTCAGTTGCACCAGATGGAAATGTCCGAAGGCGTGATGAAGATGTCCGAGGTCGACGGGGGCATTCCGCTTCCGGCCGGCGAGGTCGTGACCCTGGCACCGGGCGGCCTGCACATCATGCTCATGGGGCTCCGGGCCCCCCTTGCGGCTGGCGATACGCACGCGGTGACCCTGACCTTCGAGACGGCGGCTCCTGTCACCCTCGATTTCCCGGTTCTGACCCTGTCCGAGATCCGTTCCGCAGTCGAAGCAGGGGCCATGGATCACGGCAAGGACCACGATCACGGCGGCCACGCCGATCACGGGCACTGA
- a CDS encoding TRAP transporter small permease subunit: protein MSQTIPPEPLADFDDDTPIVAISDPGEVGRAEHNAGDRAIVQISNVFAWLFPILMIAICAQVILRGTGNNQAWLDDLQWWLYGAAVLIGVGYAVTTNSHVRVDIFYDNYPAPKQRKIDIFALVWLFLPFIILCWDTTLDYAISSVKAGEGSDSPNGLHRLYLLKVFMNVSFLFIAAAIWFAYTRNLAKITNPLWWRKLLYAFPSIAFVVNLAIYYLVLGIVLMTTEATTAREATRHWFFDTFEIGPEEMKFTVASALIVTVIIIAVAYALRDKSEDAA from the coding sequence ATGAGCCAGACCATTCCACCAGAACCGCTTGCGGATTTTGACGATGACACGCCTATCGTCGCGATTTCCGATCCGGGCGAAGTCGGTCGGGCCGAGCATAATGCCGGCGACCGGGCCATCGTCCAGATCTCCAACGTCTTTGCCTGGCTCTTCCCGATCCTGATGATCGCGATTTGCGCGCAGGTCATCCTGCGCGGCACAGGCAACAACCAGGCCTGGCTCGACGATCTGCAATGGTGGCTTTACGGCGCGGCCGTTCTGATCGGTGTGGGCTATGCGGTCACGACCAACAGCCACGTGCGCGTCGACATCTTCTACGACAACTACCCGGCCCCCAAACAGCGCAAGATCGACATTTTCGCGCTGGTCTGGCTGTTCCTGCCGTTCATCATCCTGTGTTGGGACACGACACTGGATTATGCGATTTCGTCGGTAAAGGCGGGCGAAGGGTCGGACAGCCCGAACGGGCTCCACCGTCTTTATCTGCTCAAGGTGTTCATGAACGTCAGTTTCCTGTTCATCGCGGCGGCGATCTGGTTCGCCTATACGCGCAACCTTGCAAAGATCACCAACCCGCTTTGGTGGCGCAAACTGCTCTACGCCTTCCCGTCGATTGCCTTCGTGGTGAACCTTGCCATCTATTATCTGGTCCTGGGCATCGTGCTGATGACGACCGAGGCCACGACGGCGCGCGAGGCGACCCGCCACTGGTTCTTCGACACCTTCGAGATCGGCCCGGAAGAAATGAAATTCACCGTGGCTTCCGCCCTCATCGTCACCGTCATCATCATCGCGGTCGCTTATGCGCTGCGTGACAAATCCGAGGACGCGGCCTGA
- a CDS encoding SCO family protein: protein MGRRGLTVLLGLCVALIALGAGITLRQLTDSRTLPVTATALGDPFTLTDHTGATITEAAFQGRPSLLFFGFTHCPEVCPTTVYDMETWLSDLAVAPDDMGVFFVTIDPERDTPAFLRDYLEPQSDRILGITGAPEDVWAMAKSWRVYFQKRALGEGDYTMDHYASVFVLNEDGAVVDLIPFQADPEEAKAKIRGVLG, encoded by the coding sequence ATGGGACGTCGTGGTCTGACGGTCCTGCTGGGGTTGTGCGTGGCGCTGATCGCGCTCGGCGCGGGGATCACCCTGCGCCAGCTGACCGACAGCCGGACACTCCCTGTCACGGCCACCGCTTTGGGGGATCCGTTTACCCTGACGGATCACACCGGTGCGACGATCACGGAGGCCGCGTTCCAGGGCCGCCCAAGTCTCTTGTTCTTTGGCTTCACCCATTGCCCCGAGGTTTGCCCGACGACGGTGTACGACATGGAAACCTGGCTTTCGGACCTGGCGGTCGCGCCCGATGACATGGGCGTCTTCTTTGTGACCATCGACCCGGAACGGGACACCCCCGCCTTTCTGCGCGACTATCTGGAGCCGCAGTCCGACCGGATCCTTGGCATCACGGGCGCGCCCGAGGATGTCTGGGCCATGGCCAAATCCTGGCGCGTCTATTTCCAGAAACGCGCCCTGGGCGAGGGCGACTATACGATGGATCACTACGCGTCCGTCTTTGTCCTGAACGAGGATGGCGCAGTCGTCGATCTCATCCCGTTCCAGGCCGACCCCGAAGAGGCCAAGGCCAAGATCCGCGGCGTCCTGGGGTGA